The Dioscorea cayenensis subsp. rotundata cultivar TDr96_F1 chromosome 19, TDr96_F1_v2_PseudoChromosome.rev07_lg8_w22 25.fasta, whole genome shotgun sequence genome includes a window with the following:
- the LOC120283323 gene encoding 7-deoxyloganetin glucosyltransferase-like, giving the protein MKNINLRDLPSMIRTTDPNDIPLNFMNHAFQKVFQTSAIIINTFDELEGNVLKAMAKMLPPIYTVGPLSLISDHCSSFWKEDMNCLEWLDGKQPNSVIYVSFGSFAELTNDQLIEFAWGLVYSEHDFLWIIRQGLIKGDQESDVVLPEEILREIMNERGLITSWCRQEKVLSHPSIAGFLTHSGWNSTMESISVGLPMLCWPHYGDQTTNCHYVCKEWGIGLEIEHDVNREKVASLIKELMSGKKGKEMKEKALEWKECAFRAVREGGSSFLNVDKLVEEVLRK; this is encoded by the coding sequence ATGAAGAATATAAATCTAAGGGATCTACCAAGTATGATCAGAACAACTGATCCAAATGACATTCCTCTGAACTTCATGAACCATGCATTCCAGAAGGTTTTTCAGACCTCAGCCATCATCATCAACACATTCGACGAACTAGAAGGCAATGTTTTGAAAGCCATGGCGAAGATGCTTCCACCCATCTACACAGTAGGGCCATTATCCTTGATCTCTGACCATTGCTCAAGCTTCTGGAAAGAGGACATGAATTGTTTAGAATGGTTGGATGGGAAGCAACCAAACTCTGTCATTTATGTGAGCTTTGGAAGCTTTGCAGAGCTAACAAATGATCAACTGATAGAGTTTGCATGGGGATTGGTATACAGTGAGCATGACTTCTTGTGGATCATCAGACAAGGCCTTATTAAGGGTGATCAAGAGAGTGATGTTGTTCTCCCTGAAGAGATCTTGAGAGAGATCATGAATGAGAGAGGATTGATAACCAGTTGGTGTCGACAAGAGAAGGTGTTATCCCACCCATCAATAGCAGGGTTCTTAACACACAGTGGATGGAATTCAACAATGGAGAGCATAAGTGTAGGCCTGCCCATGTTATGCTGGCCTCATTATGGGGATCAAACAACGAATTGTCACTATGTTTGCAAAGAATGGGGGATTGGATTGGAGATTGAACATGATGTGAATAGAGAGAAGGTTGCATCTTTGATCAAGGAGTTGATGAGTGGAAAGAAGGGGAAGGAGATGAAAGAGAAGGCATTGGAGTGGAAGGAGTGCGCATTTAGAGCAGTTAGAGAAGGTGGTTCATCTTTCTTGAATGTGGATAAACTGGTTGAGGAGGTCCTACGAAAATAA